One window from the genome of Rariglobus hedericola encodes:
- the ykgO gene encoding type B 50S ribosomal protein L36 — protein sequence MKVVSSIKSAKKRHPACQVVRRKGRIYVINKVEPRYKARQG from the coding sequence ATGAAAGTTGTTTCCTCTATCAAATCCGCGAAGAAGCGTCACCCTGCCTGCCAGGTCGTCCGCCGCAAAGGCCGCATCTACGTCATCAACAAGGTCGAGCCGCGCTACAAGGCCCGCCAAGGTTAA
- a CDS encoding type B 50S ribosomal protein L31: MKAEGHPALNNVCYLDVSSGKRFLTKSTMKSARKEVIDGVEHFVVLRDVTSDSHPAYTGEKRIVDTAGRVEKFTSKFKRGAAKAK, encoded by the coding sequence GTGAAAGCCGAAGGCCATCCCGCGCTCAATAACGTTTGCTACCTCGATGTTTCGAGCGGCAAGCGTTTCCTCACCAAGTCCACGATGAAATCCGCCCGTAAGGAAGTCATCGATGGAGTCGAACATTTCGTCGTCCTCCGCGACGTGACCTCTGATTCGCATCCCGCCTACACCGGCGAGAAGCGCATCGTGGACACCGCCGGTCGTGTCGAGAAGTTCACCTCGAAGTTCAAGCGTGGTGCCGCCAAGGCCAAATAA